From a region of the Helianthus annuus cultivar XRQ/B chromosome 5, HanXRQr2.0-SUNRISE, whole genome shotgun sequence genome:
- the LOC110939587 gene encoding tonoplast dicarboxylate transporter translates to MTIGYKLDSLILQSSAVQSSMDENSSSSPSSPLLPLHESSTSSSSTLKSVLTVKNLFILSGPLLCSLICLFVKLDGGNMLGVLAWVFVWWLTEAVPMPITSMSPLFLFPLFGIASSDDVARSYMDDVISLVLGSFILALAVEHYNIHRRLALNITLVFCGGDPVNPQLLLLGICGTTAFVSMWMHNTPTTVMMMPVATGILQRLPSGEGFCKAVVLGVIYSATIGGMSTLTGTGVNLILVGMWKSYFPEADPLSFSTWFFFGFPMALLLFFALWAILCLAYCPRGSAHTLSAYLDRAHIKRELDLLGPMAFAEKMVLGVFSALIVLWMTRSITDDIPGWGSLFNDRVGDGTVSVMMATLLFIIPNKKQQGEKLMDWNKCKKLPWNIVLLLGAGLAIADGVRTSGVADVLARTLDFLGQTPYLAIAPTVCVISGFMTELITSNNATTTILVPLLIQIAKNMNVHPLLLMVPGAIGAQFAFLLPTATPSNVIGFTTGHIDVKDMLKTGLPLKLAGTLALAILMPTLGALVFVSLKTGQH, encoded by the exons ATGACAATTGGTTACAAACTTGACTCTCTCATCCTGCAGAGCAGTGCAGTGCAGAGCAGTATGGATGaaaacagcagcagcagccccTCCTCCCCGCTCCTCCCCTTACACGAAagctcaacatcatcatcatcaaccctGAAATCCGTTTTGACGGTTAAAAACTTGTTCATTTTATCAGGGCCCCTGCTGTGCAGCTTGATTTGCCTCTTTGTTAAGCTGGATGGGGGGAACATGTTGGGGGTGCTTGCATGGGTCTTCGTCTGGTGGCTCACGGAGGCCGTCCCCATGCCGATAACCTCCATGTCTCCGCTCTTCCTCTTCCCTCTCTTTGGGATTGCCTCCTCCGACGATGTCGCACGCTCTTACATGGATGACGTCATCTCCCTTGTCCTCGGAAGTTTTATACTCGCTCTTGCCGTTGAGCATTACAACATTCATAGAAGACTAGCCTTGAAC ATAACACTAGTGTTCTGCGGAGGAGATCCTGTAAATCCACAGCTCCTCCTATTGGGGATCTGCGGGACGACAGCATTTGTAAGCATGTGGATGCACAACACCCCCACCACCGTGATGATGATGCCGGTGGCCACTGGAATCCTGCAGCGGCTGCCCTCAGGGGAGGGCTTCTGCAAAGCAGTGGTCCTTGGGGTGATATACTCGGCCACGATAGGAGGAATGAGCACCCTCACGGGGACTGGTGTCAACCTCATACTGGTTGGGATGTGGAAGAGCTACTTTCCAGAAGCCGATCCCCTGAGCTTCAGTACATGGTTTTTCTTCGGATTCCCTATGGCCTTGTTGCTCTTCTTTGCTTTGTGGGCCATACTTTGTCTAGCCTACTGCCCAAGAGGATCTGCTCACACTCTTTCAGCTTATCTGGATAGAGCCCACATCAAGAGGGAGCTTGATTTACTAGGTCCCATGGCTTTTGCGGAAAAGATGGTGTTGGGTGTCTTCTCGGCATTAATTGTTTTATGGATGACCAGAAGCATAACTGACGACATACCTGGATGGGGAAGCCTGTTTAATGACCGTGTTGGTGATGGAACAGTTAGC GTGATGATGGCTACCTTACTGTTCATAATCCCAAACAAGAAACAACAAGGAGAGAAGCTAATGGATTGGAACAAATGCAAAAAACTACCATGGAATATCGTTTTATTACTCGGTGCTGGTCTTGCAATAGCAGATGGAGTAAGGACAAGCGGTGTAGCAGACGTCTTAGCCAGGACGCTCGACTTTCTGGGGCAGACACCATACTTGGCCATTGCACCCACTGTCTGTGTCATAAGCGGCTTCATGACGGAGTTAATTACATCAAAcaacgccaccaccaccatccttgTTCCGCTACTCATCCAGATCGCTAAAAATATGAATGTCCACCCGCTCCTCCTTATGGTCCCCGGAGCCATTGGAGCTCAGTTTGCTTTCTTGCTTCCTACTGCAACCCCTTCAAATGTCATAGGCTTCACCACAGGTCACATTGATGTCAAAGATATGCTCAAGACCGGCCTGCCTCTGAAACTTGCTGGGACCCTTGCATTGGCTATTCTCATGCCCACTCTTG GAGCCCTTGTCTTTGTCAGCCTCAAAACTGGACAACACTGA
- the LOC110939586 gene encoding putative MO25-like protein At5g47540 translates to MPFPKIQQRERERGKFSVCLLSTIHSFIQISFIHSAAKQSIAMKGLFKSKPKTPVDLVRQTRDLLIYADCNPDSRESKREEKFATLSKLLRELKQILYGNSEAEPVSEACAQLTQEFFKENTFRLLIVCLPKLNLEARKDATQIVANLQRQQVQSRLIACDYLEANIDLMDILVSGYEDPDMALHYGAMLRECIRHQTVARYVLESEHMKKFFDYIQLPNFDIAADAAATFKELLTRHKSTVAEFLSKNYDWFFAEYNSKLLESPNYITRRQAIKLLGDILLDRSNSAVMTRYASSRDNLRILMNLLRESSKSIQIEAFHVFKLFAANQNKPADIIGILVANRSKLLRLFADFKPDKEDEQFEADKAQVVREIAGLEPREN, encoded by the exons ATGCCCTTTCCCAAGATCcagcagagagagagagagaggggcaagtttagtgtttgtttgttatccacaattcattcattcattcagatttcattcattcattcagCAGCAAAGCAATCGATCGCCATGAAAGGACTGTTCAAGTCAAAACCCAAGACGCCGGTTGACCTGGTCCGTCAGACTCGGGATCTCCTCATATACGCCGACTGCAATCCTGATAGTCGAGAGAGCAAGCGCGAGGAAAAG TTTGCAACGCTGAGTAAGCTCCTCCGTGAGCTAAAGCAAATTCTGTACGGAAATAGTGAAGCCGAGCCGGTCTCTGAAGCCTGCGCTCAACTCACCCAAGAGTTCTTCAAAGAAAACACATTCCGCTTACTCATTGTCTGTCTCCCAAAGCTCAACTTAGAA GCTCGCAAGGATGCCACTCAAATTGTTGCAAACCTCCAACGCCAACAAGTTCAGTCCAGGTTGATCGCCTGTGATTATTTGGAGGCTAACATTGATCTAATGGATATCTTGGTATCCGG TTATGAGGATCCCGACATGGCGTTACATTATGGTGCAATGCTCAGGGAATGTATACGTCACCAAACTGTTGCTAG GTATGTATTGGAGTCAGAGCATATGAAGAAGTTCTTTGATTATATTCAACTTCCGAATTTTGATATTGCTGCTGATGCAGCAGCAACATTCAAG GAACTCTTGACACGACACAAGTCAACAGTTGCTGAGTTTCTTTCTAAAAACTATGACTGG TTTTTTGCAGAATACAACTCAAAGCTTCTGGAGTCACCCAATTACATAACAAGAAGGCAGGCTATCAAG CTTTTGGGAGATATCTTGTTGGATCGATCTAATTCTGCTGTGATGACAAGATATGCAAGTTCCAGGGACAACTTGAGGATCTTGATGAATCTTCTGAGA GAGTCAAGCAAGAGCATTCAAATAGAGGCATTTCATGTTTTCAAG TTGTTTGCAGCAAACCAGAATAAGCCAGCTGACATCATTGGCATACTTGTTGCAAACAGGAGCAAGCTTCTGCGACTGTTTGCTGATTTTAAGCCGGATAAAG AGGATGAACAGTTTGAGGCTGACAAAGCTCAAGTTGTCAGAGAAATTGCGGGGCTTGAACCACGAGAGAATTGA